A DNA window from Bombus huntii isolate Logan2020A chromosome 10, iyBomHunt1.1, whole genome shotgun sequence contains the following coding sequences:
- the LOC126870641 gene encoding uncharacterized protein LOC126870641, whose translation MADISNEELRKEITAILKDADLTTMSAKKVRLQIEGKLDIDLTERKKEVDTLVMECLQEKQDGAKKKKKTASEESEDGEEEEEEGSEEEEEEEEKKPAKRSPAKKAMNKRKKGSSDDEESASDDDASDEEYNPKKPKATPKKNKPGKKGKKKGSDSDSDEDWGKVKKAQGGGAKKGGGGGKGVGGKGGYTRAITLSPELSAVVGAEQMARHEVVKKIWSIIKERNLYDPKNKQYAICDDELLKVIGVKRFRTFGMMKYLKNHFVD comes from the exons ATGGCTGATATTTCGAACGAAGAGCTTCGTAAAGAAATCACCG CTATCCTTAAGGATGCGGATCTTACCACCATGTCTGCTAAAAAAGTTAGGCTACAGATTGAAGGAAAACTTGACATAGACCTCACTGAAAG GAAAAAGGAAGTAGATACTTTAGTTATGGAGTGTTTGCAAGAAAAACAAGATGgagcaaagaaaaagaagaagactGCTAGCGAAGAGTCCGAAGATGgagaggaggaagaagaagaaggttcagaggaagaggaggaggaagaggagaaGAAACCAGCCAAAAGAAGTCCTGCAAAGAAAGCAATGAATAAGCGTAAAAAAGGATCTTCTGATGATGAAGAGAGTGCAAGCGATGATGATGCCAGCGATGAGGAATATAATCCAAAAAAACCAAAAGCTACCCCTAAAAAAA ATAAACCTGgcaagaaaggaaagaagaagggtagtgatagtgatagtgatgaAGATTGGGGTAAGGTTAAGAAAGCCCAAGGTGGAGGAGCGAAGAaaggtggtggtggtggtaaAGGGGTTGGAGGTAAGGGTGGTTATACTCGTGCTATCACACTATCGCCTGAGCTTTCTGCAGTTGTTGGTGCTGAACAAATGGCTCGACACGAAGTCGTAAAGAAGATCTGgagtattattaaagaaagaaatcttTAT gATCCTAAGAATAAGCAATACGCAATTTGCGATGACGAATTATTGAAAGTAATTGGAGTAAAACGTTTTAGAACTTTTGGTATGATGAAGTACCTCAAAAATCACTTTGTAGATTAA
- the LOC126870612 gene encoding cilia- and flagella-associated protein 206-like produces MENLRRELISSIMIACQEREVDVTEDFISFLLTLFQLNPIYEIKVDDEENNEKIIQAIVEKICDQERPSLTILKSQLYFAKHYHDRDETVKRHRLRLHQKTGPLVAEICQTEKLANKQESEKLYHKMLVVITFLSGLGNPTVSSVLKEVSVALQSVFQPSELEQYVKMSKREKEEQLMELMCIVAGIRLFNRDNQRGGEGIDDLPAILQKATKKTRDCIMEFLERLMTKIYKFTAAIEKICLIRKLIPLGVYTIENVNWAAEMLTACRQQEIYVRKLLSDVERSEKEIQNYMERLQGRLFKLHDTVRYRTAIPTVQVYPQFIDLADIWMGLQDEVIILSGINNFFWELQTLSAKTVNAYNEPLLTDMLSNEEVLTDAERLEQSMGEPIRECGECTIYHPNETKDFENINLEFLGFCAWKFVSEHGALIPGNPNNGIVKWRGKYYVFCSILAAQQFGQDPDRYIYEALDYIRNHVEYVYLFQVHDDVRALQTQEVLSEEGPQLKTCQHQMVQTDLHILPPSIDKNYSSNLWELRNRALHLATISRCTTRSTQTYKSNFRYGIYVQAAPPRNKEVQTRRDNYMNTKKLLTYIFGLRGRRDDNQHVLSFLEDELEHL; encoded by the exons ATGGAAAATTTGCGAAGGGAATTAATAAGTAGTATAATGATCGCGTGTCAAGAACGCGAGGTAGACGTGACTGAagattttatttcctttttg CTCACTTTGTTTCAATTAAATCCTATATATGAAATTAAGgtagacgacgaagaaaataatgaaaaaattattcaagCGATAGTTGAAAAAATATGCGATCAAGAAAGACCAAgtttaacgatattaaaaagTCAATTATATTTTGCGAAGCACTATCACGATAGAG ACGAGACTGTTAAGCGCCATAGGTTGCGATTACATCAAAAAACTGGACCATTAGTGGCGGAAATTTGTCAGACAGAGAAACTTGCGAATAAACAGGAGTCAGAAAAGTTGTACCATAAGATGTTGGTGGTTATTACTTTCTTAAGTGGTCTTGGAAATCCTACTGTATCTTCTGTGCTCAA GGAAGTGTCGGTGGCACTGCAAAGCGTTTTTCAACCTTCGGAATTAGAACAATATGTAAAGATGTCTAAACGTGAGAAGGAAGAACAGCTAATGGAATTAATGTGCATAGTTGCAGGAATACGtttatttaatagagataacCAACGCGGAGGCGAAGGCATCGACGATT TGCCAGCTATTTTGCAAAAAGCTACTAAAAAAACGCGCGACTGTATCATGGAATTTTTGGAACGTCTaatgacaaaaatatataaatttactgCAGCCATCGAAAAAATATGTCtcattagaaaattaataccaCTTGGCGTTTATACAATTGAGAATGTAAACTGGGCAGCCGAAATGTTAACTGCATGTCGGCAACAAGAAATTTACGTCAG GAAACTGTTAAGCGATGTAGAGCGAAGCGAAAAagagatacaaaattatatggAACGTCTTCAAGGACGTCTGTTTAAGCTTCACGATACCGTGAGATATAGGACTGCTATTCCTACTGTTCAAGTATAT CCACAATTTATCGACTTAGCAGATATATGGATGGGACTTCAAGATGAGGTGATTATATTAAGTGGCATAAATAACTTTTTCTGGGAACTTCAAACTCTGAGTGCAAAG ACCGTGAATGCATACAACGAGCCGCTATTGACCGATATGCTGTCTAACGAAGAAGTCCTCACAGATGCTGAAAGACTAGAGCAATCAATGGGTGAACCAATAA GGGAATGCGGCGAGTGCACTATCTATCACCCTAATGAAACTAAggattttgaaaatataaatttagaG TTTCTAGGATTTTGCGCGTGGAAGTTCGTTAGTGAACACGGAGCATTGATCCCGGGAAATCCGAATAACGGTATTGTTAAATGGAGAGGAAAATATTACGTATTTTGCTCGATTTTAGCAGCCCAACAATTCGGACAAGATCCTGATAG GTACATTTATGAGGCTCTTGATTACATACGCAATCACGTTGAATATGTGTATTTGTTTCAAGTACACGATGATGTTCGAGCTCTACAAACACAAGAAGT gTTGTCGGAAGAAGGACCTCAATTAAAAACTTGTCAACATCAAATGGTTCAAACAGATTTGCATATACTTCCACCTTCCATTGACAAAAATTATTCTTCGAATCTTTGGGAACTAAGAAACAGAGCATTGCACTTA GCAACTATAAGCCGATGCACAACACGCAGTACGCAAACATATAAATCCAACTTCCGATACGGTATTTACGTACAAGCAGCTCCGCCCCGAAATAAAGAAGTTCAAACGAGGAGAGATAATTATATGAACACAAAGAAACTCTTAACTTATATCTTTGGCTTGCGGGGGAGGCGCGATGATAATCAACATGTACTATCTTTCTTAGAAGACGAACTCGAACATTTATAG